TTGTTCCAAAAGTTTACTTGCCCAATGCCCCGCTTGATCTCCAAAATTTTCGCTTAATATTCTTGATAATACCTCTTCTTTGATTTTCCCTTCCTGATAAAGCTGTCGATAAGAAGTCAAAGGAAGGTAACCTTGATAGCCAAGCTGTGTTTTAGCTTGCTTTAACCCCTGGTGAAACGGCAAATGCTGAAACGCATGCAGGGTATTATGATGGACAAAGTCCTTTAGAGGAGCTTGAGCAGGTAGAAAATGTTTTAACTCATGTAAAACATCCTCCATGCTCATCAAGTCCCCTAGGGTTTGATGATTCATAGTAAAACTAAACTGATTGTGTGATGATGGTATGTTGCCTTAAGTACTTGATCTGTAGCTATAATCTACAGAAAAAAATCACACCAGCTGAGACTTCCAGCAATGGAAAAAATCATAAAGCGGAGGTAGGCTACCTCGCTTGGGTTTGTTTGAAAACTCTCCGGAATCCCAATAAGAAATCAGGCTTATTGAGTAGAGATCAGTATTAAAATGGGGAAGATCTGCTTCAAACTCATTCTCAAAACGCTCTTCCTCGCTTTTCTCTGAATCTAAAATTCCCTCAGCAGAAGCACTTTGTTGAGTGAAGTCGACTAAATAGGTTCCGTGGTCTTTGGAAGCCTCAAGACATATTCTTCCCTCTTCCGCTTGAAAAAAGTATTGCGCTTCCGCATGAAAGCCCAAAACTAAGCGTAGAACTAACGAAAATATGCCTAAGACAGAAATCATATATTCAAATATCTTCCGAAACTAAAATGGAAATACAATAATTCAAATTTTATTAAGAATTTTTATGAAAACCATAAATTTTTTCTAATTCAACTGAAGAAAATGAAAAAGCCCGAACGATTTTCGGGCTTTAAGGGGGTGATTATTAGCAACTTTCCTTTTTCTTTTGGAAAACCTTCCACGGGATAATTTTTTAAGGAGTTCGACTCCTCAATGATTTAACTCTCGAAAGTTTGCAGATAATTATTTGACATCCTAATTGTTCAGGTCAAACAGCACTTAATTGTAAACAACTAGTACTAAATGCTTTAATTCTTTTTTTAAAGCCAATTAGACAGAATGATAAGTGAAAAACTATTCTTGATCACTTATTCTGGTAAGAATTCTCTAACTCCTTAAATTTCCAATTTTGGAACCTTTATTTCAAAGAATAAATAACCTTCTATTCTCAGGATATCGATTTTGGCTAAATTCATGAATCCAATAAATTCTTTAAATAACTGCCTAAAATGATCGCAAAAACACCTCCTCCCCCTTATTATGCCGTTATTTTTTCAAATATCAGAACTGAGGTAGAAGAAGGATATGAAAAGACTGCCTGGGATATGGTTGACTTAGCCACCCAACAGCCGGGATATTTGGGTCATGAAAGTGTGAGAGATGGTCTGGGAATAACCATTAGCTACTGGGCAAGCCTAGAGGCGATTCAAGCTTGGAAAAAACAAACGGACCATTTGGTAGCTCAGCGAATGGGAAGAGAAAAATGGTATAAGGCCTATACGACCCGTATCGCGATTGTGGAACGAGATTATAGTTTCGAACAAAAATAAAAGGGGATCAACTCCCCTTTTCGACTTCTGTCTTTAATTGTTTCACTCGAGATTTAATATCCAAATCTTCAAGTTCCATATGATGACTTGTGGCCTTCAAAAAATCAAGCACAGCACCAGAGTGATCAGTAGATTTTCCTTCAGCAAGGGTAACGTATCGCATGGTTGACCATAAAACCGTTTTCAGCTGATTTTTGGAGTCGTCGGTCATGTAGTATTCCACCAAAATCGTATTGTGGTTATGCCACAATATCCGGCTCATGATTCGAACCCACTCACCCACCATGGCCGGTTTGACATAGCTGATGTTATGATTGTAAACTACCCATGCCGCTTTGTAAGTCCGAATCAGATCAATGACTTCCAAGCCATATAGCTTTGGTACCTGGTCTTCCCTAGCATTGAAAAAGTAGTCAAAATACTTGGCGTTATTCAAGTGCCGAAGCGGGTCACAATCTTGAAATCGGATTACAACTCTACTTTCGGTTTCTTTTGGATAATGCTTCTCAGGATCAAATTGGAACATGTTAAATTGATTTACTTGAAATAATATGGATGCCCTTTTGTTTCATCTCTTGGATGGCTAGTTCCCCATCGGTTGGAGATAAATTGACCGCCCTAGTCGCATCCTCGATTAGATAGGTATCAAATCCTAAACTTTTGGCATCCAGAGCTGTGAACTTGACGCAATAATCCAGTGCTAATCCACAGATAAAGACTGAATCAATTTGGTTTTCTTGAAGATATGCAGCTAAGCCGGTATCACCTCTTCGGGCATTATCAAAAAAACCAGAATACGAATCAACCTTTGGATTTTTCCCTTTTTGAAAAATCATCTCCCAAGATTTCGTCTCAAGTTCAGGATGAAAATCTGCCCCTTGACTTCCTTGGACACAATGTACCTGCCACAAAACTTGAGGTAATCCGGCCAATTCAATCATTTCACCGGGATTTTTACCAGGATGTTGAATTGCAAAACTTCCATGGTCAGAAGGGTGAAAATCTTGGGTTGCGATTACATGCTGAAATTTTTCTTGAAGCTGATTGATAATCGGAACTATCAAATCTCCTTCGGATACCGCCAATGCTCCACCAGGTATAAAGTCATTTTGGACATCGACGATCAGCAATGCTTCATTAGCTTTCCTCATGTTCACCTTCAAATTTTTTAGCATTTAAAACAAGATTCATCCGGAGATGATGGAGATTTTCTTCCAAGCCAACCGGGTATAAATGTGGATTTACCAAGCGTTTATGGGTTTTATCTAAAGCTTCCAATTGCTTAGAAGCCCGATCTCTAATCTGCGTTAAAGACGGCCGATCATAGACTTTTTCTCCTTGCTTGAATATTGGCTTAAGCAAAATTTCTTCCTTATAAAAAGCAGGCATTAAACGCTTTCTTCTCGTGGGATCAATGGGATCAATAATCACGACTCCTCGAGGATCAATTTCCTGATCTTCTAGATAAATCATATCCGCTACAGCTTTATCCTGACTGTAATATCGCTTGACATTATGGAGGCCAGGAATGTTGATTTTGAGAGACTGTTGGGAGACTTTGACTTTGGGTTCCCAATCACCATTTTCATTTTTTACAGCTGAGAGTTTGTATACCGCACCTAAGGCAGGTTGATCAAAGGCTGTCACCAGTTTGGTCCCAACCCCCCACACATTGATGGCCGCATCTTGGGTTTTCAAGGACGAAATAATCTGTTCGTCCAGATCATTGGAAGCCACAATTTTTGCATCGGGAAACCCAGCTTCGTCAAGCATTTGCCTTGCTTGGGAGGAGAAATAAGCCAAATCCCCTGAGTCAATGCGAATTCCAATCATCTCTTTTCCTTTGCTTCTCAGCATTTCTCCAACTTTAATGGCATTCTTTACGCCATGCAGTGTATCGTAGGTATCCACCAAAAACACACATTGGTCTGGAAATGCCTCTGCATAAGCCTTAAATGCCTCTAGTTCAGTATCGAACGACATGATCCAACTATGGGCATGCGTACCCGAAACAGGAATTCCAAACAGTTTGCCTGCCATGACATTGCTGGTAGAAGCGCATCCTCCAATATAGGCGGCTCGACTTGCTGCCAATGCACCGTCGATTCCTTGTGCTCTTCTCAAGCCAAATTCTAAGACAGGATCGCCCTGAGCAGCTAAATTAATTCGAGCTGCTTTGGTTGCAATCAAGGTTTGAAAGTTGAGAATATTCAGCAAGGGCGTCTCCAACAATTGACATTGGATCAAGGGACCTTTGACACGAATTAATGGCGCATTGGGAAATACAACCGTCCCTTCCTCTACGGCATCAATATCGCAACTGAATTGAAGTTGACTCAAATAGGCTAGAAATGCCGGCTCAAATAACGGACTTCCGTCCTGACTTTTCATTTCTGCGAGATATTCCAAATCCGCAGATTCAAACTTGAAATTCCGACAAAAATCAATCACATAATCTAACCCCGCAGCAATAGTAAATCCACCCTCAAAAGGATGCTTTCGGAAAAAAAGATTGAAAACAGCTTCTTGTTCACCCTTTCCTGACTTCCAGTAGGCATAAGCCATAGTCAATTGATAAAAATCAGTCAGCAATACAAGACTACTTTGATACAGGTCTTTGGTGATTTTCATAGGGTCGAATCTAATCAGTTTTAAAGGTAAGGCGATCTTATTGTTTAGCCAAAGGATCACAATCACTATACGGACTTAAAAAAAAATCACATCTTGAGATTACATTTTACCTATCCGTTAAGACAAAGAATTGACTAGCCGATGAAGCTAAGCCGGAAACTGACTGATTTAGAGGTTTTGGAAGAAATCCAATCAAAATCCAACCCTCATATGGCGCTTAACCATTTGTATTCGCAGTATTATCAACCACTCGAATACTATATCCTTCAAAACTCCGGAAGTGAAGATGACGCGGCTGATATTATTCAAGAAGTCATGTTGGTGTTTGTAAAAATGGTAAGAGAACAAAAATTTAGAGGAGAATCGTCCATCAAATCCTTCCTATATAGCATTTGCAGAAATCTCTGGATAACGGAATTGCGAAAACGAAAAAGTACCGCAGCTCGAAACGAACGATACGAGGAAGACAAGGATCAATTAAGCTTGGATGTCAGTGAACAAATCCAGCGGAATGAAAATCTGAAGTTTGTCATGGACCTATTTGAGCAACTCGGAGAGCGATGCAAACAAATTTTGACTCTCTTTTATTTCGAGGAATTACCCATGAAAGAAATCTGCGAACGATTGGAGTTTAGCTCGGAGCAGGTGCTTCGAAATAAAAAATACAAGTGCCTCTCGACACTAACCGAACAAGTCAAATCCTCTCCTTCATTAATCCAAAATCTCAAAAACGCCCTTCGCCATGAATAAGAATTACACCATAGAGGAGCTTGAGGCTTATTTGAACAAAGAATTAGACTCTGCAAAACAAGAACAATTGGAGGCAGAGCTATTGAGCAATCCTGAATTGCAAGAAGAACTTTTGGCATTGAAAGCAAGTCTAGAAGCGATCGATCTTGCAAACCTGAAAAAGGTAATTTCTCAAGTACATAAAGAGCACTTGGATTCGAGAGAGGAAACTCCTCAAATCCAAATCAGCACACCACCTAGCTCTCTTATACCTTGGATATCTCGAATTGCCGCTTCATTGGTCTTTGTCCTGGTAGGTACTGCCTTAGTTTTAGTCATAAGTGCTAATCCTGACCGACTTATTTCTCAACAAATAGATTATGTGATTCCCGTTCTTCGTTCTGCAGAATCCCAACAATCCGCCATTCAAAAAGCCTATTCATCCGGAGATTTTGAACAAGTCATCACACTAGCAGACTCTTTTCAAAACCAAGTTCCTGAGATTTCATTCTTAAAAGGGCTTTCGTACCTGCAAACCAATCAAGCACAACAAGCAGTTGATACCTTTTCTGGACTTGTCTCGACAGACTTTGGCTCACCAGCTCAGTATTATTTAGTGGAGGCCTACCTTCAGTTGGGTAATTTTGAATCTGCCTACAAGGAAATGAAGACTATCAGAAATGATGCAAATAATCCTTACCGTAAGAATTTCACCCAGAAAGATCTTTTGGATGTCAAAATCCTTTCCTGGAAAAAAGCAATGGGATTATGATTTAGGATTGAATTTGGAAAAAGTTGAAAAAAAAATTCAATTCTAGGTTACAATTAAACCTTTGACTTGGACTAATAGAAAACAAAACCAAATAAATCATGAAAACCACACACAAAATTCTTTCAGCCACCTTTTTAATCGCCTCCTTGGGATTTTCATCTTGTACTGAGGATAACAATTTGGATGTGATTGGAAGTGGAGATGTAAAAATCGGAATGGGCGTAAAACTTCGTAATTCAGGAAATATCGGAGCACGCACCTTAAACACCGGAGTGGATATCACTAGCGGATTTATCCAAATCAAAAAACTAGAATTAGAAACCGCAGGAATAGATGAAAATGGAAATGAATTTGAGCGAGAATTGGAGCTTAAGTTCAAGGAAATCAAAAAGATCACTTTTGACGAGTTTGATGCTGGGGTCGACTTTTTTATCAATATACCAGCAGGAAATTACGAGGAAATTGAATTTGAGATCGACCTGATTGATAACCGTCAGCAACCGAGTATTCAGCTTGATGGAACCTTCACCTACTCAGACGGAAGGTCCGTCCCATTGAAGCTCGAAGTTTACGGAAACGATGAGGATGATTACGATTTTGAAGTCGAATTGGAGTCCAGAAATGACGATGATCTATTCTTCTTGGATGGAGTCAACAATCCGCTAGCCTTGTTCCAAATTGATGCTGTGGCTTGGTTCTCAACTATTTCAAGCACAGAATGGGAAAATGCCCAACTAACCGATGGAGTCCTACTTATCAACAAAAACACCAATAAATCCATTTACAATAAAGTCGAATACCGAATCAAATCTTCAAGTGATATCGAACTGAAGATGAATTAAGTAAAGTTGATCACCCAACCGAGCCGATGTCTAGTAGACATCGGCTTTTTTGTTTCCAATAAACTGGTTTCATCATGGAAAAGGCCTTGAAGAAAGCAGCTAAGAGGTAAAATCTTGGATTAGAATGAATAATAACAACTCTCTCGCCCTTCAATCGAAACACAAACCTTAAAACCCAAATTTTTTCTATTATTTCTATAAATTTTTTTAAAGACCAGGTTACAATCTTTCAAGCTCTTTCGACTAAATGTCAGAACTCAATTTCTGACCCATGTTTAGAGGCAAATCTTTCATCAGCTTTTCCATTGGAATAGCCCTGTTTTTTAGCCCGCCAGCTTTGGCTCAA
Above is a window of Algoriphagus sanaruensis DNA encoding:
- a CDS encoding RNA polymerase sigma factor is translated as MKLSRKLTDLEVLEEIQSKSNPHMALNHLYSQYYQPLEYYILQNSGSEDDAADIIQEVMLVFVKMVREQKFRGESSIKSFLYSICRNLWITELRKRKSTAARNERYEEDKDQLSLDVSEQIQRNENLKFVMDLFEQLGERCKQILTLFYFEELPMKEICERLEFSSEQVLRNKKYKCLSTLTEQVKSSPSLIQNLKNALRHE
- the pncA gene encoding bifunctional nicotinamidase/pyrazinamidase is translated as MRKANEALLIVDVQNDFIPGGALAVSEGDLIVPIINQLQEKFQHVIATQDFHPSDHGSFAIQHPGKNPGEMIELAGLPQVLWQVHCVQGSQGADFHPELETKSWEMIFQKGKNPKVDSYSGFFDNARRGDTGLAAYLQENQIDSVFICGLALDYCVKFTALDAKSLGFDTYLIEDATRAVNLSPTDGELAIQEMKQKGIHIISSKSI
- a CDS encoding nicotinate phosphoribosyltransferase, which produces MKITKDLYQSSLVLLTDFYQLTMAYAYWKSGKGEQEAVFNLFFRKHPFEGGFTIAAGLDYVIDFCRNFKFESADLEYLAEMKSQDGSPLFEPAFLAYLSQLQFSCDIDAVEEGTVVFPNAPLIRVKGPLIQCQLLETPLLNILNFQTLIATKAARINLAAQGDPVLEFGLRRAQGIDGALAASRAAYIGGCASTSNVMAGKLFGIPVSGTHAHSWIMSFDTELEAFKAYAEAFPDQCVFLVDTYDTLHGVKNAIKVGEMLRSKGKEMIGIRIDSGDLAYFSSQARQMLDEAGFPDAKIVASNDLDEQIISSLKTQDAAINVWGVGTKLVTAFDQPALGAVYKLSAVKNENGDWEPKVKVSQQSLKINIPGLHNVKRYYSQDKAVADMIYLEDQEIDPRGVVIIDPIDPTRRKRLMPAFYKEEILLKPIFKQGEKVYDRPSLTQIRDRASKQLEALDKTHKRLVNPHLYPVGLEENLHHLRMNLVLNAKKFEGEHEES
- a CDS encoding acyl-CoA thioesterase is translated as MFQFDPEKHYPKETESRVVIRFQDCDPLRHLNNAKYFDYFFNAREDQVPKLYGLEVIDLIRTYKAAWVVYNHNISYVKPAMVGEWVRIMSRILWHNHNTILVEYYMTDDSKNQLKTVLWSTMRYVTLAEGKSTDHSGAVLDFLKATSHHMELEDLDIKSRVKQLKTEVEKGS
- a CDS encoding antibiotic biosynthesis monooxygenase family protein; this encodes MIAKTPPPPYYAVIFSNIRTEVEEGYEKTAWDMVDLATQQPGYLGHESVRDGLGITISYWASLEAIQAWKKQTDHLVAQRMGREKWYKAYTTRIAIVERDYSFEQK